A stretch of the Neodiprion lecontei isolate iyNeoLeco1 chromosome 4, iyNeoLeco1.1, whole genome shotgun sequence genome encodes the following:
- the LOC107218366 gene encoding uncharacterized protein LOC107218366 isoform X3 gives MGKRCHVKNCQTGHTVDGITVSDYSVFRVPQNPITREKWISFLKLHGSGRTNRKNLHVCERHFPEKYVEKEYKCIDSDGNPLLERKFLKVRLAYGAVPIYPAQQEVNVVPGKSTVDSSLLKDVTNTANMDDEEHPEIIAKDVNESMEELMICTSSDESIEEEIIDEPNQVFYRHNEILFYEVFSEASTLQLPDKSWGIHRVETPRKTICVTQMERMPSEKEAPLVAVKQVKFPYQYCVLRESKF, from the exons atgGGAAAACGATGCCATGTGAAAAATTGTCAGACTGGACACACTGTAGATGGTATCACGGTATCAGACTACTCCGTTTTCAGGGTTCCGCAAAACCCCATTACTCGCGAAAAGTGgatatcatttttaaaattgcacGGGAGTGGGCGTACTAATCGAAAAAATCTTCACGTATGCGAGAGGCATTTTCCAGAGAAATACGTTGAAAAAGAGTATAAATGTATCGACAGCGATGGAAATCCACTGCTCGAG CGCAAATTTCTGAAAGTTAGACTGGCGTATGGCGCCGTTCCCATATATCCTGCCCAACAAGAGGTGAATGTTGTCCCAGGAAAGTCTACAGTGGACTCCTCATTATTGAAAGATGTAACCAATACTGCTAATATGGATGACGAAGAACACCCAGAGATTATAGCAAAAGATGTTAACGAGTCTATGGAAGAATTGATGATTTGCACCAGTTCCGATGAGTCTATTGAGgaagaaataattgatgaGCCAAATCAAGTATTTTACCGgcacaatgaaattttattttacgaagTATTTAGTGAGGCATCAACCCTGCAACTACCAGATAAATCGTGGGGCATTCATCGAGTTGAAACTCCAAGAAAGACAATCTGTGTTACTCAGATGGAAAGAATGCCGAGTGAGAAAGAAGCACCACTTGTAGCAGTGAAACAGGTGAAATTTCCATATCAGT ATTGTGTTTTACGAGAATCTAAATTTTAA
- the LOC107218378 gene encoding NHL repeat-containing protein 2 isoform X2 — protein sequence MNVREVIEDLTQVSIEVRQEVTSVTNPREKEKIALRHIKKYAAKDAYTNEFQKGLEWFNVSRSISMRQDLTGKICVLDFFTYCCINCMHILPDLAALEKKFSIEDGLVVIGVHSAKFANEKDSSKILAAVQRYNIAHPVVNDAKLSMWQDIGIVCWPSLVILGPKGQPLFALVGEGHREEMFLYIKVALAYFKSLNEISDHSLPLKPSQHLLPVSKDTLLFPGKIHLANIKNKDRMVIADTGNNRILIMDLKGKVEHVVGGYAPAFRDGNFQTARFNAPQGICSLGDEIFVADTENHAIRKIDLVLQTVTTLVGTGEQSHDYVGGNVGKAQSLSSPWDVAIHHHKQEEKSVPVLMIAIAGTHQIWGFFLEDTIWWKKKSIMAGTCIAIVGSGREENRNNSYPHAAGLAQPSGLALAREKNMLFFADSESSSVRVVHLDDGKVSGVCGGDRNPGNLHDFGDIDGRQCTAKLQHPLGLAWDSVDSVVYIADTYNHKIKKVDLLGNCRTLYGAGKPTANHKFDEPSGLAVHLGSRIIYVADTNNHRIVSINLEDNKIDTISVDLPSETTHSDGTYKFDAEVSSDGGNLEIALDVKFMNDLKLNSDAPQRWSVNLPDKWTTQASKGDLKTPITLNIPKGELTVEFIISLDIITCKTDECIPKKLDLVFTIRRNSKAQSNVKLNEILEIE from the exons ATGAACGTCCGTGAAGTTATTGAAGATTTAACACAAGTGTCTATCGAGGTACGACAAGAGGTGACGAGCGTCACGAACCCtcgagaaaaagagaagatagCTCTACGGCATATCAAGAAATACGCTGCGAAGGACGCGTATACCAACGAGTTTCAAAAAG GCTTAGAATGGTTCAACGTCTCGCGGAGTATCTCTATGCGCCAGGACCTCACTGGGAAAATATGCGTTCTCGACTTCTTCACCTACTGCTGTATCAATTGCATGCATATATTACCAGACTTGGCTGctcttgagaaaaaattttctatcgaGGATGGCCTTGTTGTT ATCGGTGTTCACAGTGCAAAGTTTGCCAATGAAAAGGATTCGAGTAAAATTTTAGCTGCTGTTCAGAgatacaatattgcacatccTGTTGTTAATGATGCCAAACTTTCTATGTGGCAAGACATTGGAATTGTCTGTTGGCCCAGTTTAGTGATTTTAG GACCAAAGGGACAACCACTGTTTGCCTTAGTTGGCGAAGGACACAGAGAAGAAATGTTCTTGTACATTAAAGTTGCCCTTGCGTATTTCAAGTCTTTGAATGAAATATCTGATCATTCTTTACCGCTAAAGCCATCACAACATTTGCTACCGGTCTCAAAAGATACTCTCTTATTTCCTGGCAAGATACATTTGgctaatattaaaaataaggACAGAATGGTCATCGCTGACACAGGAAATAATAGGATTTTGATCATGGACCTTAAAGGGAAGGTCGAACATGTTGTGGGTGGATACGCTCCTGCTTTTAGAGATGGCAATTTTCAAACTGCTAGATTTAATGCGCCGCAAGGAATTTGCAGTCTCGGGGATGAAATTTTCGTTGCGGATACAGAAAATCACGCAATTAGAAAA ATCGACCTTGTTTTGCAAACAGTGACAACATTGGTAGGTACAGGTGAACAAAGCCATGATTATGTTGGAGGAAATGTTGGTAAGGCTCAGAGCCTATCTTCCCCATGGGATGTGGCGATACATCACCATAAGCAGGAAGAAAAATCTGTGCCAGTCTTGATGATTGCCATTGCAGGCACACATCAGATATGGGGCTTCTTCTTGGAAGACACTATATGGTGGAAAAAGAA ATCAATAATGGCAGGTACCTGTATCGCAATAGTCGGAAGTGGGAGAGAAGAAAATCGTAATAACTCTTATCCTCATGCTGCTGGCCTAGCCCAACCCTCGGGCTTAGCGTTGGCAAGGGAAAAGAATATGCTTTTTTTCGCAGACAGTGAGAGCAGTTCTGTCAGAGTTGTTCACTTGGATGATGGAAAAGTTTCTGGTGTATGCGGCGGTGATAGGAATCCTGGG AATTTACATGACTTTGGAGACATAGATGGAAGGCAATGTACAGCAAAGCTACAGCACCCGTTAGGTTTGGCTTGGGATTCCGTTGATTCGGTTGTATATATTGCAGATACATAcaatcataaaataaaaaaagtcgATCTCCTTGGAAACTGTCGCACTCTTTACGGAGCCGGAAAACCAACTGCAAACCACAAG TTTGATGAACCAAGCGGATTAGCTGTACATCTAGGCAGCAGAATCATTTACGTCGCTGACACTAATAACCACCGTATTGTGTCTATAAACTTGGAGGACAATAAAATTGACACC ATCTCTGTTGATTTGCCAAGTGAAACAACGCATTCTGATGGTACTTACAAATTTGATGCAGAAGTTAGTTCAGACGGTGGTAACTTGGAGATTGCATTGGACGTAAAGTTCATGAACGATCTCAAGCTTAATTCAGATGCTCCCCAAAGATGGTCGGTAAATTTGCCAGACAAATGGACTACCCAAGCTTCTAAAGGTGATTTGAAAACTCCGATAACTCTGAATATACCCAAAGGAGAATTGACAGTGGAATTCATCATTAGTTTAGATATAATAACGTGCAAGACTGATGAATGTATACCAAAAAAATTAGACTTGGTATTTACCATACgtagaaattcaaaagcacAATCAAACGTCAAGCTTAACGAAATATTAGAAATTGAATGA
- the LOC107218378 gene encoding NHL repeat-containing protein 2 isoform X3 yields MRQDLTGKICVLDFFTYCCINCMHILPDLAALEKKFSIEDGLVVIGVHSAKFANEKDSSKILAAVQRYNIAHPVVNDAKLSMWQDIGIVCWPSLVILGPKGQPLFALVGEGHREEMFLYIKVALAYFKSLNEISDHSLPLKPSQHLLPVSKDTLLFPGKIHLANIKNKDRMVIADTGNNRILIMDLKGKVEHVVGGYAPAFRDGNFQTARFNAPQGICSLGDEIFVADTENHAIRKIDLVLQTVTTLVGTGEQSHDYVGGNVGKAQSLSSPWDVAIHHHKQEEKSVPVLMIAIAGTHQIWGFFLEDTIWWKKKSIMAGTCIAIVGSGREENRNNSYPHAAGLAQPSGLALAREKNMLFFADSESSSVRVVHLDDGKVSGVCGGDRNPGNLHDFGDIDGRQCTAKLQHPLGLAWDSVDSVVYIADTYNHKIKKVDLLGNCRTLYGAGKPTANHKFDEPSGLAVHLGSRIIYVADTNNHRIVSINLEDNKIDTISVDLPSETTHSDGTYKFDAEVSSDGGNLEIALDVKFMNDLKLNSDAPQRWSVNLPDKWTTQASKGDLKTPITLNIPKGELTVEFIISLDIITCKTDECIPKKLDLVFTIRRNSKAQSNVKLNEILEIE; encoded by the exons ATGCGCCAGGACCTCACTGGGAAAATATGCGTTCTCGACTTCTTCACCTACTGCTGTATCAATTGCATGCATATATTACCAGACTTGGCTGctcttgagaaaaaattttctatcgaGGATGGCCTTGTTGTT ATCGGTGTTCACAGTGCAAAGTTTGCCAATGAAAAGGATTCGAGTAAAATTTTAGCTGCTGTTCAGAgatacaatattgcacatccTGTTGTTAATGATGCCAAACTTTCTATGTGGCAAGACATTGGAATTGTCTGTTGGCCCAGTTTAGTGATTTTAG GACCAAAGGGACAACCACTGTTTGCCTTAGTTGGCGAAGGACACAGAGAAGAAATGTTCTTGTACATTAAAGTTGCCCTTGCGTATTTCAAGTCTTTGAATGAAATATCTGATCATTCTTTACCGCTAAAGCCATCACAACATTTGCTACCGGTCTCAAAAGATACTCTCTTATTTCCTGGCAAGATACATTTGgctaatattaaaaataaggACAGAATGGTCATCGCTGACACAGGAAATAATAGGATTTTGATCATGGACCTTAAAGGGAAGGTCGAACATGTTGTGGGTGGATACGCTCCTGCTTTTAGAGATGGCAATTTTCAAACTGCTAGATTTAATGCGCCGCAAGGAATTTGCAGTCTCGGGGATGAAATTTTCGTTGCGGATACAGAAAATCACGCAATTAGAAAA ATCGACCTTGTTTTGCAAACAGTGACAACATTGGTAGGTACAGGTGAACAAAGCCATGATTATGTTGGAGGAAATGTTGGTAAGGCTCAGAGCCTATCTTCCCCATGGGATGTGGCGATACATCACCATAAGCAGGAAGAAAAATCTGTGCCAGTCTTGATGATTGCCATTGCAGGCACACATCAGATATGGGGCTTCTTCTTGGAAGACACTATATGGTGGAAAAAGAA ATCAATAATGGCAGGTACCTGTATCGCAATAGTCGGAAGTGGGAGAGAAGAAAATCGTAATAACTCTTATCCTCATGCTGCTGGCCTAGCCCAACCCTCGGGCTTAGCGTTGGCAAGGGAAAAGAATATGCTTTTTTTCGCAGACAGTGAGAGCAGTTCTGTCAGAGTTGTTCACTTGGATGATGGAAAAGTTTCTGGTGTATGCGGCGGTGATAGGAATCCTGGG AATTTACATGACTTTGGAGACATAGATGGAAGGCAATGTACAGCAAAGCTACAGCACCCGTTAGGTTTGGCTTGGGATTCCGTTGATTCGGTTGTATATATTGCAGATACATAcaatcataaaataaaaaaagtcgATCTCCTTGGAAACTGTCGCACTCTTTACGGAGCCGGAAAACCAACTGCAAACCACAAG TTTGATGAACCAAGCGGATTAGCTGTACATCTAGGCAGCAGAATCATTTACGTCGCTGACACTAATAACCACCGTATTGTGTCTATAAACTTGGAGGACAATAAAATTGACACC ATCTCTGTTGATTTGCCAAGTGAAACAACGCATTCTGATGGTACTTACAAATTTGATGCAGAAGTTAGTTCAGACGGTGGTAACTTGGAGATTGCATTGGACGTAAAGTTCATGAACGATCTCAAGCTTAATTCAGATGCTCCCCAAAGATGGTCGGTAAATTTGCCAGACAAATGGACTACCCAAGCTTCTAAAGGTGATTTGAAAACTCCGATAACTCTGAATATACCCAAAGGAGAATTGACAGTGGAATTCATCATTAGTTTAGATATAATAACGTGCAAGACTGATGAATGTATACCAAAAAAATTAGACTTGGTATTTACCATACgtagaaattcaaaagcacAATCAAACGTCAAGCTTAACGAAATATTAGAAATTGAATGA
- the LOC107218366 gene encoding uncharacterized protein LOC107218366 isoform X2: MDDEEHPEIIAKDVNESMEELMICTSSDESIEEEIIDEPNQVFYRHNEILFYEVFSEASTLQLPDKSWGIHRVETPRKTICVTQMERMPSEKEAPLVAVKQIVFYENLNFNTYIYDRSIPIPKANPKTTRDMESLIAYFHAIKVCRGGPPVAMYKGIVLRCAYKDKINRWRHNLCPLKTHGENMCKYCVKVYRNADACIFFKTKGHIPRSHLLPSTKKTIAILRKLKRSQIQTLYRNQVKLSQINEMLTVLYRREMS; this comes from the exons ATGGATGACGAAGAACACCCAGAGATTATAGCAAAAGATGTTAACGAGTCTATGGAAGAATTGATGATTTGCACCAGTTCCGATGAGTCTATTGAGgaagaaataattgatgaGCCAAATCAAGTATTTTACCGgcacaatgaaattttattttacgaagTATTTAGTGAGGCATCAACCCTGCAACTACCAGATAAATCGTGGGGCATTCATCGAGTTGAAACTCCAAGAAAGACAATCTGTGTTACTCAGATGGAAAGAATGCCGAGTGAGAAAGAAGCACCACTTGTAGCAGTGAAACAG ATTGTGTTTTACGAGAATCTAAATTTTAACACGTACATTTACGATCGATCAATCCCCATACCAAAAGCAAATCCAAAGACCACCAGGGACATGGAATCTCTCATTGCATATTTCCATGCTATCAAAGTGTGTAGGGGAGGCCCACCTGTCGCGATGTATAAGGGTATTGTCCTTCGATGCGCATATAAGGATAAGATAAATAGATGGCGACACAACCTTTGTCCATTAAAAACACATGGTGaaaatatgtgtaaatatTGTGTTAAAGTATATAGAAATGCAGATGCTTGTAtctttttcaaaacaaagggaCATATACCACGATCACATCTGTTACCTTCTACGAAAAAAACGATAGCAATATTAAGAAAGTTGAAACGCAGTCAAATTCAAACACTCTACCGTAATCAAGTGAAATTGTCCCAGATAAACGAAATGTTAACAGTTCTTTATCGAAGAGAAATGTCTTAA
- the LOC107218377 gene encoding tubulin alpha-1 chain → MRECLSVHVGQGGVQIGNACWELYCLEHGIQPDGQMPSDKTVGGGDDSFNTFFSETGAGKHVPRAVFMDLEPTVVDEVRTGTYRQLFHPEQLITGKEDAANNYARGHYTVGKEIVDLVLDRLRKLADQCTGLQGFLIFHAFGGGTGSGFTSLLMERLSVDYGKKSKLEFAIYPSPQICTAIVEPYNSLLTTHTTLEHSDAAFMVDNEAIYDICRRNLDIERPTYTNLNRLIGQIVSSITASLRFDGALNVDLTEFQTNLVPYPRIHFPLATYAPVISAEKAYHEQLTVAELTNSCFEPANQMVKCDPRHGKYMACCMLYRGDVVPKDVNASIATIKTKRTIQFVDWCPTGFKVGINYQPPTVVPGGDLAKVQRAICMLANTTAIAEAWARLNHKFDVMYSKRAFVHWYVGEGMEEGEFSEAREDLAALEKDYEEVGLDSVEGEGEGGEEY, encoded by the exons ATG CGTGAATGCCTATCAGTACACGTGGGTCAGGGTGGCGTGCAGATTGGAAATGCGTGCTGGGAACTGTATTGTTTAGAACACGGAATTCAACCTGATGGTCAAATGCCATCCGATAAAACAGTCGGCGGCGGCGACGATAGCTTCAACACATTCTTCAGCGAGACGGGCGCAGGCAAACATGTACCCCGAGCAGTATTCATGGACTTGGAGCCAACGGTAGTCG ATGAAGTTAGGACTGGAACCTACCGCCAACTATTTCATCCCGAGCAACTGATCACAGGAAAAGAAGATGCAGCCAATAACTATGCCCGAGGTCACTACACAGTGGGGAAAGAGATAGTTGACCTTGTTCTGGACCGCCTTCGTAAGCTAGCCGACCAATGCACGGGTCTACAGGGTTTTCTTATATTCCACGCGTTTGGCGGAGGAACCGGATCAGGCTTCACGAGTCTGTTAATGGAGAGACTCTCCGTCGATTATGGAAAGAAGTCTAAATTAGAATTCGCGATTTACCCGTCACCCCAAATTTGCACTGCAATTGTGGAGCCCTACAATTCCCTCCTCACAACGCACACGACTCTGGAACATTCCGACGCAGCTTTCATGGTAGACAATGAAGCGATATACGACATATGCAGGCGTAACTTAGACATAGAGAGACCGACTTACACAAATCTGAACCGTCTTATCGGTCAAATAGTTTCATCGATCACAGCTTCGCTCAGATTTGACGGTGCCCTCAATGTCGACCTCACCGAGTTCCAGACAAACTTAGTACCGTATCCCAGGATTCACTTCCCATTGGCAACTTATGCACCGGTAATATCCGCCGAGAAGGCTTATCACGAGCAATTGACTGTCGCTGAGCTGACAAATTCATGTTTTGAACCTGCCAATCAAATGGTCAAGTGCGATCCTCGGCATGGAAAATATATGGCATGCTGCATGCTGTACAGGGGTGACGTCGTGCCCAAAGATGTAAATGCCTCTATCGCCACGATAAAAACCAAGCGCACAATACAGTTCGTTGATTGGTGCCCGACTGGGTTCAAG GTGGGTATAAACTACCAGCCACCCACAGTCGTCCCTGGAGGAGACTTGGCTAAAGTACAGCGGGCGATTTGCATGCTTGCTAATACCACTGCGATAGCGGAGGCGTGGGCTCGACTGAACCACAAATTTGACGTTATGTACTCGAAACGTGCGTTTGTTCACTGGTACGTCGGTGAGGGAATGGAGGAAGGTGAATTCTCAGAGGCTCGAGAAGATTTAGCTGCACTGGAAAAGGACTACGAAGAAGTCGGACTTGATTCTGTTGAAGGCGAAGGCGAAGGTGGTGAGGAATACTAA
- the LOC107218378 gene encoding NHL repeat-containing protein 2 isoform X1 translates to MMSYGCLRLLKRTPFLSRSFWTSDSGAEKMNVREVIEDLTQVSIEVRQEVTSVTNPREKEKIALRHIKKYAAKDAYTNEFQKGLEWFNVSRSISMRQDLTGKICVLDFFTYCCINCMHILPDLAALEKKFSIEDGLVVIGVHSAKFANEKDSSKILAAVQRYNIAHPVVNDAKLSMWQDIGIVCWPSLVILGPKGQPLFALVGEGHREEMFLYIKVALAYFKSLNEISDHSLPLKPSQHLLPVSKDTLLFPGKIHLANIKNKDRMVIADTGNNRILIMDLKGKVEHVVGGYAPAFRDGNFQTARFNAPQGICSLGDEIFVADTENHAIRKIDLVLQTVTTLVGTGEQSHDYVGGNVGKAQSLSSPWDVAIHHHKQEEKSVPVLMIAIAGTHQIWGFFLEDTIWWKKKSIMAGTCIAIVGSGREENRNNSYPHAAGLAQPSGLALAREKNMLFFADSESSSVRVVHLDDGKVSGVCGGDRNPGNLHDFGDIDGRQCTAKLQHPLGLAWDSVDSVVYIADTYNHKIKKVDLLGNCRTLYGAGKPTANHKFDEPSGLAVHLGSRIIYVADTNNHRIVSINLEDNKIDTISVDLPSETTHSDGTYKFDAEVSSDGGNLEIALDVKFMNDLKLNSDAPQRWSVNLPDKWTTQASKGDLKTPITLNIPKGELTVEFIISLDIITCKTDECIPKKLDLVFTIRRNSKAQSNVKLNEILEIE, encoded by the exons atGATGAGCTACGGGTGTCTGCGCCTGTTGAAAAGAACTCCGTTTCTTTCTCGTTC TTTCTGGACCAGCGATAGCGGTGCTGAAAAAATGAACGTCCGTGAAGTTATTGAAGATTTAACACAAGTGTCTATCGAGGTACGACAAGAGGTGACGAGCGTCACGAACCCtcgagaaaaagagaagatagCTCTACGGCATATCAAGAAATACGCTGCGAAGGACGCGTATACCAACGAGTTTCAAAAAG GCTTAGAATGGTTCAACGTCTCGCGGAGTATCTCTATGCGCCAGGACCTCACTGGGAAAATATGCGTTCTCGACTTCTTCACCTACTGCTGTATCAATTGCATGCATATATTACCAGACTTGGCTGctcttgagaaaaaattttctatcgaGGATGGCCTTGTTGTT ATCGGTGTTCACAGTGCAAAGTTTGCCAATGAAAAGGATTCGAGTAAAATTTTAGCTGCTGTTCAGAgatacaatattgcacatccTGTTGTTAATGATGCCAAACTTTCTATGTGGCAAGACATTGGAATTGTCTGTTGGCCCAGTTTAGTGATTTTAG GACCAAAGGGACAACCACTGTTTGCCTTAGTTGGCGAAGGACACAGAGAAGAAATGTTCTTGTACATTAAAGTTGCCCTTGCGTATTTCAAGTCTTTGAATGAAATATCTGATCATTCTTTACCGCTAAAGCCATCACAACATTTGCTACCGGTCTCAAAAGATACTCTCTTATTTCCTGGCAAGATACATTTGgctaatattaaaaataaggACAGAATGGTCATCGCTGACACAGGAAATAATAGGATTTTGATCATGGACCTTAAAGGGAAGGTCGAACATGTTGTGGGTGGATACGCTCCTGCTTTTAGAGATGGCAATTTTCAAACTGCTAGATTTAATGCGCCGCAAGGAATTTGCAGTCTCGGGGATGAAATTTTCGTTGCGGATACAGAAAATCACGCAATTAGAAAA ATCGACCTTGTTTTGCAAACAGTGACAACATTGGTAGGTACAGGTGAACAAAGCCATGATTATGTTGGAGGAAATGTTGGTAAGGCTCAGAGCCTATCTTCCCCATGGGATGTGGCGATACATCACCATAAGCAGGAAGAAAAATCTGTGCCAGTCTTGATGATTGCCATTGCAGGCACACATCAGATATGGGGCTTCTTCTTGGAAGACACTATATGGTGGAAAAAGAA ATCAATAATGGCAGGTACCTGTATCGCAATAGTCGGAAGTGGGAGAGAAGAAAATCGTAATAACTCTTATCCTCATGCTGCTGGCCTAGCCCAACCCTCGGGCTTAGCGTTGGCAAGGGAAAAGAATATGCTTTTTTTCGCAGACAGTGAGAGCAGTTCTGTCAGAGTTGTTCACTTGGATGATGGAAAAGTTTCTGGTGTATGCGGCGGTGATAGGAATCCTGGG AATTTACATGACTTTGGAGACATAGATGGAAGGCAATGTACAGCAAAGCTACAGCACCCGTTAGGTTTGGCTTGGGATTCCGTTGATTCGGTTGTATATATTGCAGATACATAcaatcataaaataaaaaaagtcgATCTCCTTGGAAACTGTCGCACTCTTTACGGAGCCGGAAAACCAACTGCAAACCACAAG TTTGATGAACCAAGCGGATTAGCTGTACATCTAGGCAGCAGAATCATTTACGTCGCTGACACTAATAACCACCGTATTGTGTCTATAAACTTGGAGGACAATAAAATTGACACC ATCTCTGTTGATTTGCCAAGTGAAACAACGCATTCTGATGGTACTTACAAATTTGATGCAGAAGTTAGTTCAGACGGTGGTAACTTGGAGATTGCATTGGACGTAAAGTTCATGAACGATCTCAAGCTTAATTCAGATGCTCCCCAAAGATGGTCGGTAAATTTGCCAGACAAATGGACTACCCAAGCTTCTAAAGGTGATTTGAAAACTCCGATAACTCTGAATATACCCAAAGGAGAATTGACAGTGGAATTCATCATTAGTTTAGATATAATAACGTGCAAGACTGATGAATGTATACCAAAAAAATTAGACTTGGTATTTACCATACgtagaaattcaaaagcacAATCAAACGTCAAGCTTAACGAAATATTAGAAATTGAATGA
- the LOC107218366 gene encoding uncharacterized protein LOC107218366 isoform X1, which translates to MGKRCHVKNCQTGHTVDGITVSDYSVFRVPQNPITREKWISFLKLHGSGRTNRKNLHVCERHFPEKYVEKEYKCIDSDGNPLLERKFLKVRLAYGAVPIYPAQQEVNVVPGKSTVDSSLLKDVTNTANMDDEEHPEIIAKDVNESMEELMICTSSDESIEEEIIDEPNQVFYRHNEILFYEVFSEASTLQLPDKSWGIHRVETPRKTICVTQMERMPSEKEAPLVAVKQIVFYENLNFNTYIYDRSIPIPKANPKTTRDMESLIAYFHAIKVCRGGPPVAMYKGIVLRCAYKDKINRWRHNLCPLKTHGENMCKYCVKVYRNADACIFFKTKGHIPRSHLLPSTKKTIAILRKLKRSQIQTLYRNQVKLSQINEMLTVLYRREMS; encoded by the exons atgGGAAAACGATGCCATGTGAAAAATTGTCAGACTGGACACACTGTAGATGGTATCACGGTATCAGACTACTCCGTTTTCAGGGTTCCGCAAAACCCCATTACTCGCGAAAAGTGgatatcatttttaaaattgcacGGGAGTGGGCGTACTAATCGAAAAAATCTTCACGTATGCGAGAGGCATTTTCCAGAGAAATACGTTGAAAAAGAGTATAAATGTATCGACAGCGATGGAAATCCACTGCTCGAG CGCAAATTTCTGAAAGTTAGACTGGCGTATGGCGCCGTTCCCATATATCCTGCCCAACAAGAGGTGAATGTTGTCCCAGGAAAGTCTACAGTGGACTCCTCATTATTGAAAGATGTAACCAATACTGCTAATATGGATGACGAAGAACACCCAGAGATTATAGCAAAAGATGTTAACGAGTCTATGGAAGAATTGATGATTTGCACCAGTTCCGATGAGTCTATTGAGgaagaaataattgatgaGCCAAATCAAGTATTTTACCGgcacaatgaaattttattttacgaagTATTTAGTGAGGCATCAACCCTGCAACTACCAGATAAATCGTGGGGCATTCATCGAGTTGAAACTCCAAGAAAGACAATCTGTGTTACTCAGATGGAAAGAATGCCGAGTGAGAAAGAAGCACCACTTGTAGCAGTGAAACAG ATTGTGTTTTACGAGAATCTAAATTTTAACACGTACATTTACGATCGATCAATCCCCATACCAAAAGCAAATCCAAAGACCACCAGGGACATGGAATCTCTCATTGCATATTTCCATGCTATCAAAGTGTGTAGGGGAGGCCCACCTGTCGCGATGTATAAGGGTATTGTCCTTCGATGCGCATATAAGGATAAGATAAATAGATGGCGACACAACCTTTGTCCATTAAAAACACATGGTGaaaatatgtgtaaatatTGTGTTAAAGTATATAGAAATGCAGATGCTTGTAtctttttcaaaacaaagggaCATATACCACGATCACATCTGTTACCTTCTACGAAAAAAACGATAGCAATATTAAGAAAGTTGAAACGCAGTCAAATTCAAACACTCTACCGTAATCAAGTGAAATTGTCCCAGATAAACGAAATGTTAACAGTTCTTTATCGAAGAGAAATGTCTTAA